From one Caloenas nicobarica isolate bCalNic1 chromosome 39, bCalNic1.hap1, whole genome shotgun sequence genomic stretch:
- the LOC136001262 gene encoding LOW QUALITY PROTEIN: uncharacterized protein LOC136001262 (The sequence of the model RefSeq protein was modified relative to this genomic sequence to represent the inferred CDS: deleted 1 base in 1 codon), producing the protein MSQSIPVHPSPSAALFPVRLAGGPGVPVCPSISQYIPVYPSISQYVPVCPVLSAAPFPVRLAGGPGVPVCPSISQYVPVYPSMSQYVPVRPGPSAAPFPVRLAGGPGVPVYPSISQYIPVYPSMSQYVPFCPQPRSRCGWQGVLVSQYVPVCPSCPSMSQYVPVYPSISQYVPVCPVLSAAPFPVRLAGGPGVPVYPSISQYIPVYPSMSQSIPVHPQPRSRCGWRGVPVSQYVPVYPSMSQYVPVCPGPSAAPFPVRLAGGPGVPVCPSISQYVPVCPSMSQYIPVCPGPSAAPFPVRLAGGPGVPVCPSISQYVPVYPSMSQYVPFC; encoded by the exons atgtcccagtccatcccagtccatcccagtccatccgCAGCCCTGTTCCCGGTGCGGCTGGCTGGGGGTCCCGGTGTGCCAGTATgtcccagtatatcccagtatatcccagtatatcccagtatatcccagtatgtcccagtaTGTCCCGTTCTGTCCGCAGCCCCGTTCCCGGTGCGGCTGGCGGGGGGTCCCGGTGtcccagtatgtcccagtatatcccagtatgtcccagtatatcccagtatgtcccagtatgtcccagtaCGGCCCGGTCCATCCGCAGCCCCGTTCCCGGTGCGGCTGGCGGGGGGTCCCGGTgtcccagtatatcccagtatatcccagtatatcccagtatatcccagtatgtcccagtaTGTCCCGTTCTGTCCGCAGCCCCGTTCCCGGTGTGGCTGGCAGGGGGTCCTGGTGTCCCAGTAtgtcccagtttgtcccagt tgtcccagtatgtcccagtatgtcccagtatatcccagtatatcccagtatgtcccagtaTGTCCCGTTCTGTCCGCAGCCCCGTTCCCGGTGCGGCTGGCGGGGGGTCCCGGTgtcccagtatatcccagtatatcccagtatatcccagtatatcccagtatgtcccagtcCATCCCGGTCCATCCGCAGCCCCGTTCCCGGTGCGGCTGGCGGGGGGTCCCGGTGtcccagtatgtcccagtatatcccagtatgtcccagtatgtcccagtaTGTCCCGGTCCATCCGCAGCCCCGTTCCCGGTGCGGCTGGCGGGGGGTCCCGGTGtcccagtatgtcccagtatatcccagtatgtcccagtatgtcccagtatgtcccagtatatcccagtatgTCCCGGTCCATCCGCAGCCCCGTTCCCGGTGCGGCTGGCGGGGGGTCCCGGTGtcccagtatgtcccagtatatcccagtatgtcccagtatatcccagtatgtcccagtaTGTCCCGTTCTGT
- the LOC136001233 gene encoding collagen alpha-1(I) chain-like, with protein MGLGLGLLVLVGLLGPPSAAPFPVRLAGGPGRCAGRVELLHAGRWGTVCDDGWDERDAGVTCRQLGCGAALAAPAGAWFGEGTGPVWLSELRCRGTERRLARCAHRGWRPHVCAHREDAGVVCQAQQFQPLDGIESLWTPAVPTGVTTATGPAGSPPLRLAGGPGRCAGRLELLHGGLWGTVCDDLWGLAAARVVCAQLGCGGPVAAPRAAFFGEGTGPVWLDDVRCRGDEESLLECPAAPWGVSDCGHGQDAAVVCADELPPPDPRPTEPPPHRPRMEPPRLSPPNRTSPPPWMSPRDPGAGHTKLLPPAPGTSMDVTVGHGDTGDTPGTGDPPGHGDTPGHGDTGDTPGTGDPPGHGDTGDTPGTGDPPGHGDAPGHGDSGGTAGRGPVRIVRIKAQQDPAGGVQSTKVKGGREPAATRAKGGPDPGATRSKVGPDPGGTTRAKVGRDPGGTRSKVGQDAGDTRSKVGPDPGGTRSKVGQDAGDTRSKMGPDAGDTRSKVGQDPGATRAKVGQEQGDTKRFKVGQGPGGTRLKMGQDPGATTRSKMGRDPGGTRSKVGPDAGDTRSQMGPDAGDTRYQMGRDPGGTRSKVGQDAGDTRSQMGRDPGGTRSKVGPDAGDTRSQMGQDAGDTRSQMGPDAGDTRSQMGQDPGGTRSKVGPDAGDTRSQMGPDAGDTRSQMGQDPGGTRSKVGPDAGDTRSQMGQDAGDTRSKVGRDPGGTRSKVGPEAGDTRSQMGPDAGDTRSQMGQDAGDTRSQMGPDAGDTRSQMGQDAGDTRSKMGQDAGDTRSKVGRDPGDTRSKVGPDAGDTRSQMGRDPGGTRSKVGPDAGDTRSQMGPDAGDSRSKTGRAPVVTPRVTRPIAGRDPTGPSRSTRPKAEQVLAGAAQSSRKPAGRGALGTTVAKAKATRSPAGVTQQGPGRAAQVEVGQELVGTTRPKGREDLAPTTGVPAGDAMWGNQNLGEPGPEGSMRSTRPAAEPGPEGSMRSTRPPAEPGPEGATWSTRPAIEPGPEGSMRSTRPPAEPGPEGSTMSTRPVVEPGPEGSMRSTRPPAEPGPGGATWSTTLGDEPGPEGSTMSTHPPAEPGPEGATWSTRPAIEPGPEGAMRSTRPAAEPGPEGATWSTTLGDEPGPEGSTMSTRPTAEPGPEGSMRSTHLAVELDPDGTTWATRLGGEPGPEGAMRSTRLGYEPGPEGSMMSTRPTAGLDAGGNTWTTRSSADLALEDTPRSTRPPAEPGPEGSMRSTRPPADLDGGGTTWSTRPAIEPGPEGSMRSTRPAVEPGPEGSMRSTRPTAEPGPEGSMRSTRPPADLDAGGTTWSTRPVVEPGPEGSTMSTRPTAGLDAGGTTWATRSSADLGLDDSMMSTRPAVELDAGGTTWTTRPVVEPGLEGSTMSTRPTAVLDAGGTTWTTRPVVEPGLEGSTMSKRPTAEPGPEGSTMSTRPTAGLDAGGTTWATRSSADVGLDDSTMSTRPAVELDPDGTTWSTHLGAEPGPEGSTMSTRSPSEPGLDGATWSTRLGGEPGPEGSTMSTRPAVEPGPEGAMRSTRPVVEPGPEGSMRSTRPAVEPGPEGSMRSTRPTADLDADGTTWSTSPVVEAGPENITWSTRPTAEPGPEGSTMSTRPVVEPGPEGSMRSTRPTAEPRSEGSMRSTRPPAEPGPEGTMRSTRPPAGLDAGGTTWSTRPVVEPGPEGSTMSARPTADLDPDGVSPAVSASASGSGFRGPCPLLRELRGLRGDVRALTAALRHFRGGVWGRVTPPPGPGAGGRRGGGRCCDPPGNKWGRSPRCSARGCWFGGGGPRFGGGG; from the exons atggggctgggactggggctgctggtgctgg TGGGGCTGCTGGGACCTCCCAGTGCAG CCCCGTTCCCGGTGCGGCTGGCCGGGGGTCCCGGGCGCTGCGCGGGGCGCGTGGAGCTGCTGCACGCGGGCAGGTGGGGGACGGTGTGCGACGACGGCTGGGACGAGCGCGACGCGGGGGTGACGTGCCGGCAGCTGGGCTGCGGGGCCGCGCtggccgcccccgcgggcgcCTGGTTCGGCGAGGGCACCGGGCCCGTGTGGCTGAGCGAGCTGCGCTGCCGCGGCACCGAGCGCCGCCTCGCCCGCTGCGCCCACCGCGGCTGGCGGCCGCACGTCTGCGCCCACCGCGAGGACGCCGGCGTCGTGTGCCAGG CTCAGCAGTTCCAGCCCCTGGATGGCATCGAGAGCCTCTGGACGCCCGCGGTGCCAACCGGGGTCACCACGGCCACCGGGCCGGCGG ggtCCCCCCCGTTGCGTCTGGCCGGGGGTCCCGGTCGCTGCGCCGGCcgcctggagctgctgcacggggggctctggggcacCGTGTGCGACGACCTGTGGGGTCTGGCGGCCGCCCGGGTGGTCTGCGCCCAGCTGGGCTGCGGGGGCCCCGtcgccgccccccgcgccgcttTCTTCGGGGAGGGGACGGGCCCCGTGTGGCTGGACGACGTGCGGTGCCGCGGGGACGAGGAGTCGCTGCTGGAGTGTCCGGCGGCGCCCTGGGGGGTCAGCGACTGCGGGCACGGGCAGGATGCGGCCGTGGTCTGCGCGG ACGAGCTGCCCCCCCCGGACCCccgccccacagagcccccccCCCACCGGCCGCGGATGGAGCCGCCGCGGCTGTCACCCCCCAACCGGACGTCACCTCCCCCCTGGATGTCACCGCGGGACCCCGGAGCAG GACACACGAAGCTGCTGCCGCCAGCACCGGGGACATCGATGGATGTGACCgtgggacacggggacaccggggacacccccggcactggggaccccccgggacacggggacaccccaggacacggggacaccggggacacccccggcACTGGGGACCCCCCGGGACACGGCgacaccggggacacccccggcactggggaccccccgggacacggggacgccccaggacacggggacagcgggggcACCGCGGGACGGGGTCCCGTGCGGATCGTCAGGATCAAAGCGCAGCAGGACCCGGCCGGGGGCGTCCAGAGCACCAAGGTCAAGGGCGGACGGGAACCCGCAGCCACCAGGGCCAAGGGGGGACCAGATCCGGGGGCCACCAGATCTAAAGTGGGACCAGATCCAGGTGGTACCACCAGGGCCAAGGTGGGACGAGATCCTGGTGGCACCAGATCTAAAGTGGGACAAGATGCAGGTGACACCAGGTCCAAGGTGGGACCAGATCCTGGTGGCACCAGATCTAAAGTGGGACAAGATGCAGGTGACACCAGGTCCAAGATGGGACCAGATGCAGGTGACACCAGGTCCAAGGTGGGACAAGATCCAGGGGCCACCAGAGCCAAGGTGGGACAGGAACAAGGTGACACCAAGAGGTTCAAGGTGGGACAAGGTCCAGGTGGCACCAGACTCAAGATGGGACAAGATCCAGGGGCCACCACCAGGTCCAAGATGGGACGAGATCCTGGTGGCACCAGATCTAAAGTGGGACCAGATGCAGGTGACACCAGGTCCCAGATGGGACCAGATGCAGGTGACACCAGGTACCAGATGGGACGAGATCCTGGTGGCACCAGATCTAAAGTGGGACAAGATGCAGGTGACACCAGGTCCCAGATGGGACGAGATCCTGGTGGCACCAGATCTAAAGTGGGACCAGATGCAGGTGACACCAGGTCCCAGATGGGACAAGATGCAGGTGACACCAGGTCCCAGATGGGACCAGATGCAGGTGACACCAGGTCCCAGATGGGACAAGATCCTGGTGGCACCAGATCTAAAGTGGGACCAGATGCAGGTGACACCAGGTCCCAGATGGGACCAGATGCAGGTGACACCAGGTCCCAGATGGGACAAGATCCTGGTGGCACCAGATCTAAAGTGGGACCAGATGCAGGTGACACCAGGTCCCAGATGGGACAAGATGCAGGTGACACCAGGTCCAAGGTGGGACGAGATCCTGGTGGCACCAGATCTAAAGTGGGACCAGAGGCAGGTGACACCAGGTCCCAGATGGGACCAGATGCAGGTGACACCAGGTCCCAGATGGGACAAGATGCAGGTGACACCAGGTCCCAGATGGGACCAGATGCAGGTGACACCAGGTCCCAGATGGGACAAGATGCAGGTGACACCAGGTCCAAGATGGGACAAGATGCAGGTGACACCAGGTCCAAGGTGGGACGAGATCCTGGTGACACCAGATCTAAAGTGGGACCAGATGCAGGTGACACCAGGTCCCAGATGGGACGAGATCCTGGTGGCACCAGATCTAAAGTGGGACCAGATGCAGGTGACACCAGGTCCCAGATGGGACCAGATGCAGGTGACAGCAGGTCCAAGACGGGACGGGCTCCCGTTGTCACCCCCCGTGTCACCCGTCCCATCGCAGGACGGGATCCCACCGGCCCATCACGGAGCACCCGGCCCAAAGCCGAGCAGGTCCTGGCAGGTGCCGCCCAGAGCTCCAGGAAACCAGCGGGACGGGGGGCGCTTGGGACCACGGTGGCCAAGGCCAAGGCCACGAGGAGTCCAGCCGGTGTCACCCAACAGGGTCCCGGTCGTGCCGCTCAGGTCGAGGTGGGACAGGAGCTGGTTGGGACCACCAGGCCCAAAGGCAGGGAGGACTTGGCCCCCACCACGGGGGTCCCAGCAGGTGATGCCATGTGGGGTAACCAGAACCTGGGAGAACCTGGTCCAGAAGGTTCCATGAGGAGCACACGTCCTGCAGCAGAACCAGGTCCAGAAGGTTCCATGAGGAGCACACGTCCCCCAGCAGAACCAGGTCCAGAAGGTGCCACATGGAGCACACGTCCTGCAATAGAACCAGGTCCAGAAGGTTCCATGAGGAGCACACGTCCCCCAGCAGAACCAGGTCCAGAAGGTTCCACGATGAGCACACGTCCTGTAGTAGAACCAGGTCCAGAAGGTTCCATGAGGAGCACACGTCCCCCAGCAGAACCAGGTCCAGGAGGTGCCACATGGAGCACAACTCTTGGAGATGAACCAGGTCCAGAAGGTTCCACAATGAGCACACATCCCCCAGCAGAACCAGGTCCAGAAGGTGCCACATGGAGCACACGTCCTGCAATAGAACCAGGTCCAGAAGGTGCCATGAGGAGCACACGTCCTGCAGCAGAACCAGGTCCAGAAGGTGCCACATGGAGCACAACTCTTGGAGATGAACCAGGTCCAGAAGGTTCCACGATGAGCACACGTCCCACAGCAGAACCAGGTCCAGAAGGTTCCATGAGGAGCACACATCTTGCAGTGGAGCTAGATCCAGATGGTACCACATGGGCCACACGTCTTGGAGGAGAACCAGGTCCAGAAGGTGCCATGAGGAGCACACGTCTTGGATATGAACCTGGTCCAGAAGGGTCCATGATGAGCACACGTCCCACAGCAGGTCTGGATGCAGGTGGAAACACATGGACGACACGTTCTTCAGCAGATCTTGCTCTAGAAGACACCCCGAGGAGCACACGTCCCCCAGCAGAACCAGGTCCAGAAGGTTCCATGAGGAGCACACGTCCCCCAGCAGATCTGGATGGAGGTGGAACCACATGGAGCACACGTCCTGCAATAGAACCAGGTCCAGAAGGTTCCATGAGGAGCACACGTCCTGCAGTAGAACCAGGTCCAGAAGGTTCCATGAGGAGCACACGTCCCACAGCAGAACCAGGTCCAGAAGGTTCCATGAGGAGCACACGTCCCCCAGCAGATCTGGATGCAGGTGGAACCACATGGAGCACACGTCCTGTAGTAGAACCAGGTCCAGAAGGTTCCACGATGAGCACACGTCCCACAGCAGGTCTGGATGCAGGTGGAACCACATGGGCAACACGTTCTTCAGCAGATCTTGGTCTAGATGATTCCATGATGAGCACACGTCCTGCAGTGGAACTGGATGCAGGTGGCACCACATGGACAACACGTCCTGTAGTAGAACCAGGTCTAGAAGGTTCCACGATGAGCACACGTCCCACAGCAGTTCTGGATGCAGGTGGAACCACATGGACAACACGTCCTGTAGTAGAACCAGGTCTAGAAGGTTCCACGATGAGCAAACGTCCCACAGCAGAACCTGGTCCAGAAGGTTCCACAATGAGCACACGTCCCACAGCAGGTCTGGATGCAGGTGGAACCACATGGGCAACACGTTCTTCAGCAGATGTTGGTCTAGATGATTCCACGATGAGCACACGTCCTGCAGTGGAGCTGGATCCAGATGGTACCACATGGAGCACCCATCTTGGAGCAGAACCAGGCCCAGAAGGTTCCACGATGAGCACACGTTCTCCATCAGAACCAGGTCTAGATGGTGCCACATGGAGCACACGTCTTGGAGGTGAACCTGGTCCAGAAGGTTCCACGATGAGCACACGTCCTGCAGTAGAACCAGGTCCAGAAGGTGCCATGAGGAGCACACGTCCTGTAGTAGAACCAGGTCCAGAAGGTTCCATGAGGAGCACACGTCCTGCAGTAGAACCAGGTCCAGAAGGTTCCATGAGGAGCACACGTCCCACAGCAGATCTGGATGCAGATGGGACCACATGGAGCACAAGTCCTGTAGTAGAAGCAGGTCCAGAAAATATCACATGGAGCACACGCCCCACAGCAGAACCAGGTCCAGAAGGTTCCACGATGAGCACACGTCCTGTAGTAGAACCAGGTCCAGAAGGTTCCATGAGGAGCACACGTCCCACAGCAGAACCACGTTCAGAAGGTTCCATGAGGAGCACACGTCCCCCAGCAGAACCAGGTCCAGaaggtaccatgaggagcacacGTCCCCCAGCAGGTCTGGATGCAGGTGGAACCACATGGAGCACACGTCCTGTAGTAGAACCAGGTCCAGAGGGTTCCACGATGAGCGCACGTCCTACAGCAGATCTGGATCCAGATG GTGTGTCCCCCGCCGTTTCCGCTTCCGCTTCCGGTTCCGGTTTCCGGGGCCCGTGCCCGCTGCTGCGGGAGCTGCGCGGGCTGCGCGGGGACGTGCGCGCGCTCACCGCGGCGCTGCGTCACTTCCGGGGCGGGGTCTGGGGCCGCGTGACCCCgccccccgggcccggcgcgggggggaggagagggggggggCGCTGCTGTGACCCCCCCGGCAATAAATGGGGCCGGAGCCCCCGCTGCAGCGCCCGCGGGtgctggtttggggggggggggcctcgttttgggggggggggctga